From a single Nicotiana tomentosiformis chromosome 2, ASM39032v3, whole genome shotgun sequence genomic region:
- the LOC104098331 gene encoding mitochondrial import inner membrane translocase subunit TIM17-2-like yields MGTPETSREPCPDRILDDLGGAFGMGAVGGSAFHFIKGIYNSPKGERFIGGTQAVRMNAPRIGGSFAVWGGLFSVFDCTMVYVRQKEDPWNSIFAGAATGGFLQMRQGVRAASRSAMFGGVLLALIEGAGIMLNKVMVPPQEAPIFVDDPLGLPGGPQAHVPGSQAPQELMASSSSSSSWFGGLFGQGKKEEEKKTGGGSKVEILESFDSPIPPTFEFK; encoded by the coding sequence ATGGGAACGCCAGAAACTTCTAGAGAACCATGTCCAGATCGCATCCTCGACGATCTTGGTGGCGCATTCGGCATGGGCGCTGTAGGCGGCTCCGCTTTCCACTTCATCAAAGGAATCTACAATTCACCCAAAGGCGAGCGGTTCATCGGCGGAACACAAGCGGTTCGAATGAACGCGCCGAGGATCGGCGGTAGCTTCGCCGTATGGGGCGGTTTATTCTCCGTGTTTGACTGTACCATGGTTTACGTCCGACAAAAAGAGGATCCTTGGAACTCTATTTTCGCAGGCGCCGCCACCGGAGGGTTTCTTCAGATGCGGCAAGGTGTACGTGCAGCGTCGAGATCCGCGATGTTCGGTGGGGTCCTCCTTGCGCTCATTGAAGGTGCTGGTATTATGTTGAATAAAGTTATGGTTCCTCCTCAGGAAGCCCCAATTTTTGTTGATGATCCTTTAGGGTTGCCAGGTGGGCCCCAAGCCCATGTTCCGGGTAGTCAGGCCCCACAAGAATTGATGGCGTCATCTTCGTCTTCATCGTCGTGGTTTGGAGGGTTGTTTGGGCAAGGAAAGAAAGAGGAAGAGAAGAAGACTGGCGGAGGATCAAAGGtggagattttggagagcttTGATTCGCCTATACCTCCCACTTTTGAATTTAAGTGA
- the LOC104098330 gene encoding uncharacterized protein isoform X2: protein MSAKESLGLEYWLQWQIAVCALIFIIPTAVALRLINRRKDTEYPTKSTDLWVPCWRNLHPLWLLFFRAFSFLSMSFLLYQTVSYFGFFVFFFYTQWTFALVGVYFALGTIISARGCWLYTRNPLSRRGEREKFLKTAAQENSSYGTSSEQRLGFWENFMQIIYQTSAGAVMLTDIVFWCLLLPFMTGENFKLTLLIGCMHSVNAIFLLLDSVLNNLQFTWFGLTYFVLWSCCYVVFQWTLHACCLNWWPYPFLELNTPWAPLWYVGLAVVHIPCYGIYALLIKAKGWLFPRMFPQAFLRSDIG from the exons ATGTCGGCCAAAGAAAGCTTGGGGTTAGAGTACTGGCTTCAATGGCAAATTGCCGTGTGTGCTCTAATCTTCATCATCCCAACTGCAGTCGCTTTGAGGCTCATCAATAGGCGAAAGGACACAGAGTATCCTACTAAGTCCACTGATCTGTGGGTCCCCTGTTGGCGAAATCTCCATCCTCTTTGGCTTCTCTTCTTCAGAGCTTTCTCCTTTCTTTCCATGTCCTTCTTGCTTTATCAGACTGTTTCCTACTTTGgcttcttcgtcttcttcttctaCACACA GTGGACGTTTGCTTTGGTTGGGGTCTATTTTGCT CTGGGAACCATTATATCGGCGCGGGGATGCTGGTTGTATACAAGAAATCCCCTCTCCCGGCGCGGGGAGAGAGAGAAATTTCTTAAAACTGCTGCTCAAGAGAATAGTAGCTATGGGACATCCTCTGAGCAAAGACTTGGATTTTGGGAAAACTTTATGCAAATTATTTATCAG ACTAGTGCAGGTGCTGTTATGCTGACAGATATTGTCTTTTGGTGTCTATTGCTCCCATTTATGACTGGCGAAAATTTTAAGCTCACCCTG CTAATTGGATGCATGCACTCGGTAAAtgctatttttcttcttcttgattCAGTCCTGAACAATCTT CAATTTACTTGGTTTGGTCTCACATATTTTGTGCTGTGGAGCTGTTGTTATGTTGTTTTCCAGTGGACTCTACACGCGTGCTGCTTaaattg GTGGCCGTATCCTTTCTTGGAACTTAACACTCCATGGGCACCTTTGTG GTATGTTGGATTGGCTGTGGTCCACATCCCCTGTTACGGAATATATGCTCTGCTTATCAAAGCAAAAGGCTGGCTGTTCCCGAGAATGTTTCCACAGGCATTTCTTAG GAGTGATATAGGATAA
- the LOC104098330 gene encoding uncharacterized protein isoform X1, whose amino-acid sequence MSAKESLGLEYWLQWQIAVCALIFIIPTAVALRLINRRKDTEYPTKSTDLWVPCWRNLHPLWLLFFRAFSFLSMSFLLYQTVSYFGFFVFFFYTQWTFALVGVYFALGTIISARGCWLYTRNPLSRRGEREKFLKTAAQENSSYGTSSEQRLGFWENFMQIIYQTSAGAVMLTDIVFWCLLLPFMTGENFKLTLLIGCMHSVNAIFLLLDSVLNNLQFTWFGLTYFVLWSCCYVVFQWTLHACCLNWWPYPFLELNTPWAPLWYVGLAVVHIPCYGIYALLIKAKGWLFPRMFPQAFLSGRIAMEKKHT is encoded by the exons ATGTCGGCCAAAGAAAGCTTGGGGTTAGAGTACTGGCTTCAATGGCAAATTGCCGTGTGTGCTCTAATCTTCATCATCCCAACTGCAGTCGCTTTGAGGCTCATCAATAGGCGAAAGGACACAGAGTATCCTACTAAGTCCACTGATCTGTGGGTCCCCTGTTGGCGAAATCTCCATCCTCTTTGGCTTCTCTTCTTCAGAGCTTTCTCCTTTCTTTCCATGTCCTTCTTGCTTTATCAGACTGTTTCCTACTTTGgcttcttcgtcttcttcttctaCACACA GTGGACGTTTGCTTTGGTTGGGGTCTATTTTGCT CTGGGAACCATTATATCGGCGCGGGGATGCTGGTTGTATACAAGAAATCCCCTCTCCCGGCGCGGGGAGAGAGAGAAATTTCTTAAAACTGCTGCTCAAGAGAATAGTAGCTATGGGACATCCTCTGAGCAAAGACTTGGATTTTGGGAAAACTTTATGCAAATTATTTATCAG ACTAGTGCAGGTGCTGTTATGCTGACAGATATTGTCTTTTGGTGTCTATTGCTCCCATTTATGACTGGCGAAAATTTTAAGCTCACCCTG CTAATTGGATGCATGCACTCGGTAAAtgctatttttcttcttcttgattCAGTCCTGAACAATCTT CAATTTACTTGGTTTGGTCTCACATATTTTGTGCTGTGGAGCTGTTGTTATGTTGTTTTCCAGTGGACTCTACACGCGTGCTGCTTaaattg GTGGCCGTATCCTTTCTTGGAACTTAACACTCCATGGGCACCTTTGTG GTATGTTGGATTGGCTGTGGTCCACATCCCCTGTTACGGAATATATGCTCTGCTTATCAAAGCAAAAGGCTGGCTGTTCCCGAGAATGTTTCCACAGGCATTTCTTAG TGGCAGGATTGCAATGGAGAAGAAGCATACTTAA